A genomic stretch from Mycobacterium malmoense includes:
- the clpC1 gene encoding ATP-dependent protease ATP-binding subunit ClpC — MFERFTDRARRVVVLAQEEARMLNHNYIGTEHILLGLIHEGEGVAAKSLESLGISLEGVRSQVEEIIGQGQQAPSGHIPFTPRAKKVLELSLREALQLGHNYIGTEHILLGLIREGEGVAAQVLVKLGAELTRVRQQVIQLLSGYQGKEAAEAGTGGRGGESGSPSTSLVLDQFGRNLTAAAMEGKLDPVIGREKEIERVMQVLSRRTKNNPVLIGEPGVGKTAVVEGLAQAIVHGEVPETLKDKQLYTLDLGSLVAGSRYRGDFEERLKKVLKEINTRGDIILFIDELHTLVGAGAAEGAIDAASILKPKLARGELQTIGATTLDEYRKYIEKDAALERRFQPVQVGEPTVEHTIEILKGLRDRYEAHHRVSITDSAMVAAATLADRYINDRFLPDKAIDLIDEAGARMRIRRMTAPPDLREFDEKIAEARREKESAIDAQDFEKAASLRDREKQLVAQRAEREKQWRSGDLDVVAEVDDEQIAEVLGNWTGIPVFKLTEAETTRLLRMEDELHKRIIGQEDAVKAVSKAIRRTRAGLKDPKRPSGSFIFAGPSGVGKTELSKALANFLFGDDDALIQIDMGEFHDRFTASRLFGAPPGYVGYEEGGQLTEKVRRKPFSVVLFDEIEKAHQEIYNSLLQVLEDGRLTDGQGRTVDFKNTVLIFTSNLGTSDISKPVGLGFTQGGGENDYERMKQKVNDELKKHFRPEFLNRIDEVIVFHQLTRDEIIRMVDLMIGRVAGQLKSKDMAMELTDKAKALLAKRGFDPVLGARPLRRTIQREIEDQLSEKILFEEVGPGQVVTVDVDNWDGEGTGEDAVFTFTGTRKPPAEPDLAKAGAHSAPDTQ; from the coding sequence ATGTTCGAAAGATTTACCGACCGTGCCCGCAGGGTCGTCGTCCTGGCGCAAGAAGAGGCCCGGATGCTCAACCACAACTACATCGGCACCGAGCACATCCTTTTGGGTTTGATTCACGAGGGCGAAGGCGTCGCGGCGAAGTCGCTGGAGTCGCTGGGGATCTCGCTGGAGGGCGTTCGCAGCCAGGTCGAGGAGATCATCGGCCAGGGCCAGCAGGCCCCGTCGGGACACATCCCGTTCACCCCGCGCGCCAAGAAGGTGCTCGAGCTGAGCCTGCGCGAGGCGCTGCAGCTCGGCCACAACTACATCGGCACCGAGCACATCCTGCTGGGCCTCATCCGTGAGGGTGAGGGCGTGGCCGCCCAGGTTCTGGTCAAGCTGGGCGCCGAGCTGACCCGGGTGCGCCAGCAGGTGATCCAGCTGCTGAGCGGCTACCAGGGCAAGGAGGCCGCCGAGGCCGGCACCGGTGGTCGCGGCGGCGAGTCGGGCAGCCCCTCCACGTCGTTGGTGCTCGACCAGTTCGGCCGCAACCTGACGGCCGCCGCGATGGAGGGCAAGCTGGACCCGGTCATCGGCCGCGAGAAGGAAATCGAGCGGGTGATGCAGGTGCTCTCCCGGCGCACCAAGAACAACCCGGTGCTGATCGGCGAGCCCGGCGTCGGCAAGACCGCCGTCGTCGAGGGCCTGGCGCAGGCCATCGTGCACGGCGAGGTCCCCGAGACGCTGAAGGACAAGCAGCTCTACACCCTGGACCTGGGATCGCTGGTCGCCGGCAGCCGTTACCGCGGCGATTTCGAGGAGCGCCTGAAGAAGGTGCTCAAGGAGATCAACACCCGCGGCGACATCATCCTGTTCATCGACGAGCTGCACACCCTGGTCGGCGCCGGTGCGGCCGAGGGCGCGATCGACGCCGCGTCGATCCTGAAGCCCAAGCTGGCCCGCGGCGAGCTGCAGACGATCGGCGCCACCACGCTCGACGAATACCGCAAGTACATCGAGAAGGACGCCGCCCTGGAGCGCCGGTTTCAGCCGGTGCAGGTCGGCGAGCCGACGGTGGAGCACACCATCGAGATCCTCAAGGGCTTGCGCGACCGCTACGAGGCGCACCACCGGGTGTCGATCACCGATTCCGCGATGGTGGCCGCCGCCACCCTGGCCGACCGCTACATCAACGACCGGTTCCTGCCGGACAAGGCGATCGACCTGATCGACGAGGCGGGCGCCCGGATGCGGATCCGCCGGATGACCGCACCGCCAGACCTGCGCGAGTTCGACGAGAAGATCGCCGAGGCCCGCCGCGAGAAGGAATCGGCCATCGACGCCCAGGACTTCGAGAAGGCCGCCAGCCTGCGCGACCGCGAGAAGCAGCTGGTGGCCCAGCGGGCGGAGCGCGAAAAGCAATGGCGCTCGGGCGATCTCGACGTGGTTGCCGAGGTGGACGACGAGCAGATCGCCGAGGTGCTGGGCAACTGGACCGGCATCCCGGTGTTCAAGCTCACCGAGGCCGAGACCACCCGGCTGCTGCGCATGGAGGACGAGCTGCACAAGCGGATCATCGGTCAGGAGGACGCCGTCAAGGCCGTGTCCAAGGCCATCCGCCGCACCCGCGCCGGGCTGAAGGACCCCAAGCGCCCGTCGGGCTCGTTCATCTTCGCCGGTCCGTCCGGCGTCGGGAAGACCGAGCTGTCCAAGGCGCTGGCCAACTTCCTGTTCGGCGACGACGACGCGCTCATCCAGATCGACATGGGCGAGTTCCACGACCGGTTCACCGCGTCGCGGCTGTTCGGCGCCCCGCCGGGATACGTCGGCTACGAGGAGGGCGGCCAGCTCACCGAGAAGGTGCGGCGCAAGCCGTTCTCGGTGGTGCTGTTCGACGAGATCGAGAAGGCACACCAGGAGATCTACAACAGCCTGCTGCAGGTGCTCGAGGACGGCCGGCTCACCGACGGCCAGGGCCGCACGGTGGACTTCAAGAACACCGTGCTGATCTTCACCTCCAACCTGGGCACCTCCGACATCTCGAAGCCGGTCGGCCTGGGCTTCACCCAGGGCGGCGGTGAGAACGACTACGAGCGGATGAAGCAGAAGGTCAACGACGAGCTGAAGAAGCACTTCCGGCCGGAGTTCCTCAACCGCATCGACGAAGTCATCGTCTTCCACCAGCTGACCCGCGACGAGATCATCCGGATGGTCGACCTGATGATCGGCCGCGTCGCCGGCCAGCTCAAGAGCAAGGACATGGCGATGGAGCTGACCGACAAGGCCAAGGCGTTGCTGGCCAAGCGTGGCTTCGACCCGGTGCTGGGCGCTCGCCCGCTGCGGCGCACCATCCAGCGCGAGATCGAGGACCAGCTCTCCGAGAAGATCCTCTTCGAGGAGGTCGGGCCGGGACAGGTCGTCACGGTCGACGTGGACAACTGGGACGGCGAAGGGACCGGCGAGGACGCGGTGTTCACGTTCACCGGAACCCGCAAGCCGCCGGCCGAGCCGGACCTGGCCAAGGCCGGAGCGCACAGCGCGCCCGATACCCAGTAG
- the lsr2 gene encoding histone-like nucleoid-structuring protein Lsr2 yields the protein MAKKVTVTLVDDFDGAGAADETVEFGLDGVTYEIDLSSKNAAKLRGDLKQWVEAGRRVGGRRRGRSGSGRGRGAIDREQSAAIREWARRNGHNVSTRGRIPAEVIDAFHAAT from the coding sequence ATGGCCAAAAAAGTGACCGTCACCCTGGTCGATGATTTCGACGGTGCGGGCGCAGCCGACGAAACGGTTGAATTCGGGCTTGACGGGGTGACCTATGAGATTGACCTTTCGTCCAAGAATGCCGCGAAACTTCGCGGCGATCTGAAGCAATGGGTGGAAGCCGGCCGTCGCGTCGGAGGCCGCCGGCGTGGGCGTTCCGGCTCCGGACGCGGGCGTGGCGCGATCGACCGCGAGCAGAGCGCCGCGATCCGGGAGTGGGCCCGCCGAAACGGGCACAACGTGTCGACGCGCGGCCGCATCCCGGCCGAGGTGATCGACGCATTCCACGCGGCGACCTAA
- the lysS gene encoding lysine--tRNA ligase, whose product MNADPPVTDAADIPEQFRIRRDKRARLLAEGREPYPVAIERTHTLAQVRAAHADLPSDTATDDVVGVAGRVTFARNSGKLCFATLQDGDGTTLQVMISLDKVGQQGLDAWKADVDLGDIVYVHGNVISSRRGELSVLADSWRMAAKSLRPLPVAHKEMSEESRVRQRYVDLIVRPQARAVARQRIAVVRAIRNALERRGFLEVETPMLQTLAGGAAARPFVTHSNALDIDLYLRIAPELFLKRCVVGGFDKVFELNRVFRNEGADSTHSPEFSMLETYQTYGTYDDSAVVTRELIQEVADEAIGTRQLPLPDGSVYDIDGEWASIQMYPSLSAALGEEITPETTFDRLRAIAERLGLEIGPGYGHGKLVEELWEHTVGNALIAPTFVKNFPVETTPLTRQHRSIAGVTEKWDLYLRGVELATGYSELNDPVVQRERFAAQARAAAAGDDEAMVLDEDFLTALEYGMPPCTGTGMGIDRLLMSLTGLSIRETVLFPIVRPHSS is encoded by the coding sequence GTGAACGCTGACCCGCCGGTAACCGACGCGGCCGATATCCCCGAGCAGTTCCGGATCCGCCGGGACAAGCGGGCTCGCCTGTTGGCGGAGGGTCGGGAACCCTACCCGGTTGCCATCGAGCGCACCCACACCCTGGCGCAGGTGCGCGCCGCCCACGCCGATCTGCCGAGCGACACCGCGACCGACGACGTCGTCGGCGTCGCGGGCCGGGTCACCTTCGCGCGCAACTCCGGAAAGTTGTGCTTTGCGACGCTCCAGGACGGCGACGGCACCACCCTGCAGGTGATGATCAGCCTCGACAAGGTCGGCCAACAGGGGCTCGACGCGTGGAAAGCCGACGTCGATCTCGGCGACATCGTCTACGTGCACGGCAACGTGATCAGCTCGCGGCGCGGCGAGCTGTCCGTGCTGGCCGACTCGTGGCGGATGGCGGCTAAGTCGTTGCGGCCGCTGCCCGTCGCGCATAAGGAGATGAGCGAAGAGTCCCGGGTGCGGCAGCGTTACGTCGACCTGATCGTGCGCCCCCAGGCGCGCGCGGTGGCCCGTCAGCGAATCGCCGTGGTCCGCGCGATACGCAACGCGCTGGAGCGGCGCGGGTTTCTCGAAGTCGAAACGCCCATGCTGCAGACGCTGGCCGGTGGCGCCGCGGCCCGGCCGTTCGTCACGCATTCCAATGCGCTTGACATCGATCTCTACCTGCGGATCGCGCCGGAACTGTTCCTCAAGCGCTGCGTCGTCGGCGGTTTCGACAAGGTCTTCGAACTAAATCGGGTGTTCCGAAACGAAGGGGCGGATTCGACTCATTCTCCGGAATTTTCCATGCTGGAGACGTATCAGACCTACGGAACCTATGATGATTCGGCGGTCGTCACCCGCGAGCTTATTCAAGAGGTGGCCGACGAGGCGATCGGCACCAGACAACTGCCGTTGCCAGACGGCAGCGTCTACGACATAGACGGAGAATGGGCGTCGATACAAATGTATCCGTCGCTGTCGGCGGCGCTCGGCGAGGAGATCACACCCGAGACGACGTTCGATCGGCTGCGTGCCATCGCGGAGCGACTTGGCCTGGAGATAGGCCCGGGCTATGGGCACGGAAAACTCGTCGAGGAACTGTGGGAGCACACGGTGGGCAACGCGCTGATCGCGCCCACCTTCGTCAAGAATTTTCCCGTCGAGACAACGCCTTTGACCCGCCAGCACCGCAGCATCGCGGGTGTGACCGAGAAGTGGGACTTGTACCTGCGCGGAGTCGAACTGGCCACCGGGTACTCCGAATTGAACGATCCGGTGGTGCAGCGCGAGCGATTCGCCGCCCAGGCCCGCGCCGCGGCCGCCGGCGACGACGAGGCTATGGTGCTCGACGAAGATTTTCTCACCGCGCTCGAGTACGGGATGCCGCCGTGCACCGGAACCGGAATGGGTATAGATCGGTTGTTGATGTCTTTGACCGGGCTGTCAATTAGAGAGACAGTTTTGTTCCCGATTGTTCGGCCACACTCCAGTTGA
- a CDS encoding type III pantothenate kinase has product MLLAIDVRNTHTVVGLLSGSKEHAKVVQQWRIRTESEITADELALTIDGLIGDDSERLTGAAALSTVPSVLHEVRIMLDQYWPSVPHVLIEPGVRTGIPLLVDNPKQVGADRIVNCLAAFHKFGKAAIVVDFGSSICVDLVSAKGEFLGGAIAPGVQISSDAAAARSAALLNVELARPRSVVGKNTVECMQAGAVFGFAGLVDGLVGRIREDVDGFSGDLGDQVVVVTTGHAASLLLPELHTVNHYDEHLTLHGLQLVFERNRDAQRGRLKTAH; this is encoded by the coding sequence GTGCTGCTGGCCATCGACGTCCGCAACACGCACACCGTCGTCGGACTGCTATCGGGCTCCAAAGAGCACGCAAAAGTCGTGCAGCAGTGGCGGATTCGCACCGAGTCCGAGATCACCGCGGACGAGCTGGCGCTGACCATTGACGGCCTGATCGGCGACGATTCCGAGCGGCTCACCGGCGCCGCCGCCCTGTCCACCGTTCCGTCGGTGCTGCACGAGGTGCGGATCATGCTCGACCAGTATTGGCCGTCGGTGCCACACGTGCTGATCGAGCCGGGGGTGCGCACCGGCATCCCGCTGCTGGTCGACAACCCGAAGCAAGTGGGTGCCGACCGGATCGTCAACTGCCTGGCGGCGTTTCACAAATTCGGCAAGGCGGCCATCGTCGTCGACTTCGGATCCTCGATCTGCGTGGACCTGGTGTCGGCCAAGGGCGAGTTTCTCGGCGGCGCCATCGCCCCCGGTGTGCAGATCTCATCGGATGCCGCCGCGGCGCGTTCCGCCGCATTGCTCAACGTCGAATTGGCCCGGCCCCGGTCGGTGGTCGGGAAGAACACCGTCGAATGCATGCAGGCGGGCGCGGTGTTCGGCTTCGCCGGGCTGGTCGACGGTCTGGTCGGGCGCATCCGCGAGGACGTCGACGGTTTCTCCGGCGACCTGGGCGATCAGGTCGTCGTCGTGACCACCGGGCACGCCGCGTCGTTGCTGCTGCCCGAACTGCACACCGTAAACCACTACGACGAGCACCTGACGCTGCATGGGCTGCAGCTGGTCTTCGAACGCAACCGCGACGCCCAGCGCGGCCGGCTCAAGACGGCGCATTGA
- the panD gene encoding aspartate 1-decarboxylase, whose amino-acid sequence MLRTMLKSKIHRATVTQADLHYVGSVTIDADLMDAADLLEGEQVTIVDIDNGARLVTYAITGERGTGMIGINGAAAHLVHPGDLVILIAYGTMEDAEARGYRPRIVFVDADNKPIDLGDDPAFVPALGIELLDPRIGAR is encoded by the coding sequence ATGTTACGGACCATGCTCAAGTCGAAGATCCACCGCGCCACCGTCACGCAGGCCGACCTGCACTACGTCGGCTCGGTGACCATCGACGCCGACCTGATGGACGCCGCCGACCTGCTCGAGGGTGAACAGGTCACCATCGTCGACATCGACAACGGCGCCCGCCTGGTCACCTACGCGATCACCGGCGAGCGCGGCACCGGGATGATCGGAATCAACGGTGCCGCAGCGCATCTCGTTCATCCGGGTGATCTGGTGATCCTGATCGCTTATGGGACAATGGAAGACGCGGAAGCGCGCGGCTACCGGCCGCGGATCGTGTTCGTCGACGCCGACAACAAGCCGATCGACCTGGGCGACGATCCGGCCTTCGTGCCGGCCCTGGGTATAGAGCTGTTAGATCCCCGGATCGGCGCGCGGTAG